In Candidatus Neomarinimicrobiota bacterium, one DNA window encodes the following:
- a CDS encoding inositol monophosphatase, producing the protein MEVALEAADKAASFISEQANKTLKIDYKGTTDLVTNADVASEKIIIETIRAEFPDHQILTEEAGGTPTGSGFLWVIDPIDGTTNFVHGYPFYAVSVAVCEEEKPIAGVINHVHFGDVYSATAGGGAFCNGDPITVSTTDSLKRGLLATGFAYEHDKIWSRNMDLFRNFTDLTQGVRRAGAASLDFCHVARGWLDGFWEYELNPWDMAAGALIVQEAGGSVTKTDGSDFALFNREVLASNGHIHSAMQDQLKR; encoded by the coding sequence CTGGAAGTAGCACTAGAGGCCGCTGATAAAGCGGCCTCTTTTATTTCTGAACAAGCCAACAAGACGCTTAAGATCGACTATAAAGGAACCACTGATCTGGTAACAAATGCAGATGTCGCTTCAGAAAAGATTATTATTGAAACCATCAGAGCGGAGTTTCCTGACCATCAGATTCTCACAGAAGAAGCCGGCGGCACCCCAACCGGATCAGGTTTTCTCTGGGTAATCGATCCCATTGATGGCACTACCAACTTTGTTCATGGCTACCCCTTTTACGCCGTCTCCGTTGCAGTCTGTGAAGAAGAAAAACCGATTGCCGGGGTGATTAACCATGTTCACTTCGGCGACGTCTACAGTGCCACAGCCGGCGGAGGTGCTTTCTGTAATGGTGATCCCATTACTGTCTCCACCACTGATTCCCTGAAAAGGGGCCTTTTAGCCACGGGTTTCGCCTATGAGCATGACAAAATCTGGTCCCGAAATATGGACCTGTTCAGAAACTTCACTGACCTTACACAAGGTGTCCGCCGAGCGGGAGCCGCCTCTCTGGACTTCTGTCACGTTGCCCGGGGTTGGCTGGACGGTTTTTGGGAATATGAGCTGAACCCGTGGGATATGGCGGCGGGGGCACTCATCGTTCAAGAAGCAGGTGGTTCTGTGACTAAAACGGACGGAAGTGACTTTGCGCTGTTCAATCGCGAAGTGCTGGCTTCAAACGGCCACATCCACAGCGCCATGCAGGATCAACTGAAACGCTAG